The Dictyoglomus sp. NZ13-RE01 sequence TATCGGAATTACTATTATACCATTATCTTCTAATTGTTCCCATAGAGGAGGAGGAATATCTGGAGCAGAGGCAGTAACTATTATTCTGTCGTATTTTGCAAATTCTTCCCATCCTTCTGTACCATCACCTAACTTAAAATGAATATTTTTATACCCTAAAAAGGTCAAAAGATCTTTGGCACGCTCCATTAAAGATTTTATTCTTTCAATTGTGTAAACTTCCTTTGAAAGTTCTGCTAATATTGCGGTTTGATAGCCAGAACCAGTACCAATCTCTAAAACCTTTTCTTTCCCTGTTAAATCTAAAGCTTGTGTCATCAATGCTACAATATATGGTTGTGATATGGTTTGACTTTCTCCAATAGGTAAAGCATTATTTTCATAAGCCAAATCCTCTAATTCCTTTGGCAAAAACAAATGTCTTGGTATCTTTCCTATAGCTCTTAGTACAGATTCCGATGTTATACCTTCTTCCCTTAAAAGCTCAATTAATCTTTGCCTCTTCTTTTTATGCTCCCATGTATCAAAGAGTTCTTCTTTCACTCTAATCCCTTAAATATTTTGGAAGATAAAAGAGAGAAAGATGGGTTATACCATCATAAAATCTTAAATCACCTTTAACTTTTTCATTTATAAGATGATTTATCTCTTCCTCTGATCTAAAAGGATTAATTGGACCTTTTCCTGCTATTAAAAAGCCCCAAGTACTATCAAAAGATGGTATATATGTCTGATATGAATAAATATTATTAGAAAATACCTTTTTCATGTTATTTTTTATCCAAAGATGCTTATTGTGTTGTCCCCATTGAGTAGTTTCTCCTTGAGTAACTACTATTCCATCACTACTCAATCTATCCCATACCATTTTATAAAATTCAGGTGTATATAGCCTATAGGCAGGAGTATCTGGATACGGCTCTGGTAGGTCTAAAATAATAATATCAAAAGAGTTTTCATAGTTCTTAATATATTCCCAACCATCCATATATATTAATTTTACTCTTGGATTCCTAAAGGCTCCTTGATGCCATTCTTCTAAATACTGCTCAGCAAAATTTATAATATCCTGATCAATCTCAATAGCAGTTATAGTTAAGTCATGATACTTTAGTAATTCTCTTAAAGTTGCACCTTCACCTGCACCAATCACTAAAACATTCTTTGGCTCAGGATGCAGTATTAGAGCAGGATGCACCAATGCTTCATGGTAAATATGCTCATCCATCTCCGTAGATTGGATTTTTCCATCAATAATCAAACACTTTCCAAAAGTTTTATTTCTAATTATCTGAATCTTTTGCCATTGAGTCTTAACATCTACAAGCACTTCATTAATTGCATAACAATGGTATTGATCTTCTGCCACCTGATCTACATACCAGTGCGAATACATATCTCCCTCTCCTTTAATATATATTAAAATCGTTATATTTTCCTTCCGTTTCTTCCCACTTTACGTCAACTTTCTCTACTACAGCGCCAAAAGGTCCTTGTTCTAATTTTTCTAAAAAAGCTTTCAGAGTTTCTTCATCCCCCTCCCCAATCACCTCTACTCTTCCATCAGACAAATTCCTCACAAACCCATTAATACCTAACCTTTTTGCCCATTTATAAGCAAAATATCTATATCCTACACCCTGAACAATTCCGTAGACAAAAACATGGATTTTCTTTTTCATGATTTATACAACTGGTCGGGGCGACTGGACTTGAACCAGCGACCTCCTACTCCCGAAGCAGGCGCGCTAGCCACTGCGCTACGCCCCGTTAAAAATTTAATGGTCGGGGCGACTGGACTCGAACCAGCGACCTTCCGCACCCCAAACGGACGCGCTAACCCCTGCGCTACGCCCCGACACCTATTAATTATAGCATAAACTTTTAATTTCTTAAAGGAATATCTATCCTTAAAACCGTCTGATTATCTCTACTTGAAACATTTACTTCAATATTTTCTGTATCCAACTGTGAATATTTAGATATTATTTTTATTATATCTTCCTTAATTGAATCAATTGCTCCTTGTTCTAAGCCAGCTCTATCATATATTACCATTACACTAAGGCGTCTTTTAGCTTCAGCTGCAGAGCCAGATCTTCCTGCAGACAACATTTTCTCCTCCTTAAATACTCAAAAATTTACGAAGCCTGTCTATAAATGATTCTTCCTTAAAGAGTACATTCCAATCTACTTTTTCTCCCAACATGCTATCCACAATCAAGCTAAAAGCAAGTCCTGCTTTACTCTTGTTTCCATTTAATATAATTGGCTCTCCTTTATTTACACTAACAATAATCTCCTCATCTTCTGGAACAACTCCTAACAATTTTATTGCCAGAACATCTAATACATCCTCTACTGATAACATGTCCCCTTTCTTTACCATTTCAGGTCTCAATCTATTAATTATTAACACTGTATCTTTAAAACCATTCGCTTCCAAAAGCCCAATTACTTTATCAGCATCTCTAACAGCTGCAACTTCTGGAGTAGTAATAACTATAGCACTATCTGCTCCAGCAATCGCATTTTTAAAACCTTGCTCAATTCCAGCAGGACAATCAATTAATATGTAGTCAAAATTTGGTCTTAGATTTTCAACAATTTCTATTATTTGGGTTCTCTTTATTGCTTCTTTATCTCTTGTTTGTGCTGCAGGAAGTAAGAATAAATTGGACAGTCTTCTGTCTTTTACCAAAGCTTGTCTTACATTACATTTACCTTCAGCAACATCTACGATATTATACACAATTCTGTTTTCTAATCCCAAAAGAAGATCCAAATTTCTAAGTCCAATGTCTGTATCTATTAAAACTACATTGTAACCTTTTAGTGC is a genomic window containing:
- a CDS encoding protein-L-isoaspartate O-methyltransferase gives rise to the protein MKEELFDTWEHKKKRQRLIELLREEGITSESVLRAIGKIPRHLFLPKELEDLAYENNALPIGESQTISQPYIVALMTQALDLTGKEKVLEIGTGSGYQTAILAELSKEVYTIERIKSLMERAKDLLTFLGYKNIHFKLGDGTEGWEEFAKYDRIIVTASAPDIPPPLWEQLEDNGIIVIPIGSREYQTLYKIVKKDGEKKVYNLGGVVFVPLIGKYGWHE
- a CDS encoding acylphosphatase: MKKKIHVFVYGIVQGVGYRYFAYKWAKRLGINGFVRNLSDGRVEVIGEGDEETLKAFLEKLEQGPFGAVVEKVDVKWEETEGKYNDFNIY
- a CDS encoding spermidine synthase, which codes for MYSHWYVDQVAEDQYHCYAINEVLVDVKTQWQKIQIIRNKTFGKCLIIDGKIQSTEMDEHIYHEALVHPALILHPEPKNVLVIGAGEGATLRELLKYHDLTITAIEIDQDIINFAEQYLEEWHQGAFRNPRVKLIYMDGWEYIKNYENSFDIIILDLPEPYPDTPAYRLYTPEFYKMVWDRLSSDGIVVTQGETTQWGQHNKHLWIKNNMKKVFSNNIYSYQTYIPSFDSTWGFLIAGKGPINPFRSEEEINHLINEKVKGDLRFYDGITHLSLFYLPKYLRD
- the minE gene encoding cell division topological specificity factor MinE, coding for MLSAGRSGSAAEAKRRLSVMVIYDRAGLEQGAIDSIKEDIIKIISKYSQLDTENIEVNVSSRDNQTVLRIDIPLRN
- the minD gene encoding septum site-determining protein MinD, coding for MGKSIVVTSGKGGVGKTTAVANIGTGLALKGYNVVLIDTDIGLRNLDLLLGLENRIVYNIVDVAEGKCNVRQALVKDRRLSNLFLLPAAQTRDKEAIKRTQIIEIVENLRPNFDYILIDCPAGIEQGFKNAIAGADSAIVITTPEVAAVRDADKVIGLLEANGFKDTVLIINRLRPEMVKKGDMLSVEDVLDVLAIKLLGVVPEDEEIIVSVNKGEPIILNGNKSKAGLAFSLIVDSMLGEKVDWNVLFKEESFIDRLRKFLSI